From the Diospyros lotus cultivar Yz01 chromosome 13, ASM1463336v1, whole genome shotgun sequence genome, one window contains:
- the LOC127788936 gene encoding wall-associated receptor kinase-like 20: MMKMKPSLLWTFLFIHLHLIFNHSLPQRTCPNCGSTEIPYPLSTDHTCGDPNYSIRCDPKSQNLFFDALNGSSYRILRIMASSRRMIVRPSPWLPGTSCVTQDMVRSEGLWLNHTLPFNITSSNTIFLFNCSPRLLISPLNCTSSSLCHRFLDFPAGHVDKDRAAHCAGWLDPCCTFVAGGMPSAYKIRLHYSGCRAFRSVLNLDPAAPASQWEEGLEIQWSPPPEKACKTQLDCSGDSTCQKNVSRCICNRGYYWNHGLGICSRTKKKKSGLVLKVSIAAASSVVIAAAMAVVTVRKSGKYFNQAKLAKARQDVLKSNGGKATRMFSLSELKKATNGFSKDRFLGRGGFGEVYRGELEDGAVVAVKSAKVGDIKSTHQVLNEVGILSQVNHRNLVKLVGCCVEAEQPLMVYEFVSNGTLHDHLHGAAAFFLDWKTRLRIAAQTAEALAYLHSSAQTPVFHRDVKSTNILLDNEFNAKVADFGLSRLALPGLSHVSTCAQGTLGYLDPEYYRNYQLDDKSDVYSYGVVMLELLTSQKAIDFSRDQDDVNLVVYVTQRVSTGSILEVVDRRLLGEEPPVKMVNSTVKLFIEVALACLREKKRERPAMREVAQELQSIMKMTDDQEEEGSNELRVDII, from the exons ATGATGAAGATGAAACCATCTCTTCTCTGGACCTTCCTCTTCATCCATCTCCACCTCATCTTCAATCACTCTCTTCCCCAGAGGACTTGCCCCAATTGTGGCTCCACGGAAATACCATACCCTCTGAGCACAGACCACACTTGTGGAGACCCAAATTACTCCATCCGCTGTGACCCCAAATCCCAAAACCTCTTCTTCGATGCTCTCAATGGAAGCTCTTATCGCATCCTCAGAATCATGGCGTCTTCCAGACGCATGATCGTCCGGCCGTCGCCATGGCTTCCGGGAACAAGCTGCGTGACTCAAGACATGGTTCGCAGCGAGGGGCTATGGCTGAACCACACTCTTCCCTTCAACATCACCTCATCAAACACCATTTTCCTCTTCAACTGCTCGCCTCGCCTTTTAATCTCTCCTCTGAATTGCACTTCTTCCAGTCTCTGCCACCGGTTCCTAGATTTTCCGGCCGGCCACGTCGACAAGGACCGGGCGGCTCACTGCGCCGGCTGGTTGGACCCCTGCTGCACCTTCGTCGCGGGCGGGATGCCGTCGGCGTACAAGATTAGGCTCCATTATTCCGGCTGCAGGGCTTTCAGAAGTGTACTGAACCTTGATCCGGCGGCGCCGGCGAGTCAGTGGGAAGAAGGGTTGGAGATTCAGTGGAGCCCGCCGCCGGAGAAGGCTTGTAAAACCCAGCTCGATTGTTCCGGTGATTCCACGTGTCAAAAGAATGTTTCTCGCTGCATTTGCAATAGAGGCTATTACTGGAATCATGGCCTCGGTATTTGCTcgagaacgaagaagaagaaatctggCCTTGTTTTGAAGGTTTCGATTGCAGCTGCCTCCTCCGTCGTTATTGCGGCGGCAATGGCGGTGGTAACGGTGAGAAAATCCGGGAAATACTTCAACCAGGCAAAGCTCGCCAAGGCAAGGCAAGATGTTTTGAAATCGAACGGCGGAAAAGCGACGAGGATGTTCAGCTTGTCGGAGCTGAAGAAGGCGACAAATGGATTCTCCAAAGACAGGTTTTTGGGCCGCGGCGGATTCGGAGAAGTCTACAGAGGCGAGCTCGAAGACGGCGCCGTCGTCGCCGTCAAATCGGCTAAAGTCGGCGATATCAAAAGCACCCACCAAGTTCTCAACGAAGTCGGAATCCTCTCCCAG GTAAACCATAGAAACCTGGTTAAGCTCGTCGGATGCTGCGTGGAAGCCGAGCAGCCATTGATGGTCTACGAGTTCGTTTCCAACGGGACGCTTCACGACCATCTCCACGGCGCCGCCGCCTTCTTCCTGGACTGGAAAACTCGGCTGAGAATCGCTGCACAGACGGCCGAAGCACTGGCTTATCTTCACTCATCAGCTCAAACTCCCGTCTTCCACAGAGACGTCAAGTCGACAAACATACTCCTCGACAACGAATTCAACGCCAAAGTTGCCGATTTCGGTCTCTCCCGGTTGGCCCTGCCGGGGCTCAGCCATGTCTCGACCTGTGCTCAGGGAACGCTTGGATACTTGGACCCGGAATATTACCGGAACTACCAGTTGGATGACAAGAGCGACGTTTACAGCTACGGAGTCGTGATGCTTGAACTGTTGACTTCACAGAAGGCAATTGATTTCTCCAGGGACCAAGATGATGTGAACTTGGTGGTTTATGTGACCCAGCGAGTTTCCACTGGCTCGATCTTGGAGGTTGTCGACAGGCGGCTGCTGGGGGAAGAGCCTCCTGTGAAGATGGTGAACAGTACTGTGAAGCTGTTCATTGAGGTGGCTTTGGCTTGTCTgagggagaagaagagggagagaccCGCCATGAGAGAGGTTGCCCAGGAGCTTCAGAGTATTATGAAGATGACTGATGATCAAGAGGAGGAGGGTTCTAATGAGCTCAGGGTTGACATTATATGA